One region of Miscanthus floridulus cultivar M001 chromosome 19, ASM1932011v1, whole genome shotgun sequence genomic DNA includes:
- the LOC136529834 gene encoding uncharacterized protein, producing the protein MPLHPPTPVPEVGQVPVETAEQAEQGRSRRRSFATSFRKSKLSASTESPDQLAGCRTSPPKTAGQTAQQPAAEEPMAGTLPGAQQADDQTPVPEQNTSAPSTNPDEADTTASRELDLAEEQQPEVARNKGANATARGKAVMVVESANSGPPPPPELEAEEDEVEEVLGRPQDRRQHVYVSRYRNDEWVMHEEIPEAEETLRVERAAKRLVTEVQDVMKTARYRKRCFDQIEVVMKTNKELTAEVERLRRQLEATDQERTNQEAQNQNLVGQLKNTEQEKTGLEAEVTRLQGENRRALAECGRLKEDNEKLARRQSELQDHTNKMKDDLKILKVNAKRHLEAVIKERDDWKAQCLKAAEERDTWSKRCQEMATGIVPVLDLIDPALTEEELRTPQLGLVERCKQAWGWFQDFVKEAGEYTGAHVLSMVRAHYPLIDLQRLEAGYPKEIDPDQAEELRTTQLDLSSKIIGDINLCGGGTAPVQGMPSTSQLEMPSATSQPTEPAVSTSQAPVRPSPSA; encoded by the exons atgccgcttcatcctccgacgcccgtaccggaggttggacaagtcccggtggaaactgccgagcaagcagagcaggggcggtcgaggaggcgttccttcgccacatccttccgcaagtcaaaact atccgcgtccaccgaaagccccgaccagctagctgggtgcagaACGTCCCCTCCaaaaacggcgggacaaactgctcagcaaccggccgcggaggagcccatggcagggactctgcctggggctcagcaggcggacgaccagacgccagtccccgagcagaatacaagtgctccgagcacaaaccctgatgaggcggataccacagcgtcacgggagctggatctagccgaggagcagcagccagaagttgcccgaaACAAGGGTGccaacgcgacggctcgtgggaaagccgtgatggtcgtggagtctgcaaactccgGACCACCGCCTCCTCCCGAactggaggctgaagaggatgaagtggaagaagtcctgggccgtccccaagatagacgacaacatgtatatgtgtcgcgctatcggaacgacgaatgggtcatgcacgaggagatcccagaggccgaagaaaccttaagagttgaacgagcggccaaacgcctggtgactgaagtccag gacgtgatgaaaactgcaaggtaccgaaaaaggtgcttcgaccagatagaagtagtcatgaagaccaataaggagctgacggctgaagtggaacgcctacggcgccaacttgaagccaccgaccaggagaggacaaatcaagaagcacagaaccagaacctggtcgggcAGCTCAAAAACAcagagcaggagaaaacag gtttagaagctgaagtgacccgcctccagggggagaacagacgcgcgcttgcagaatgtggtcgcctgaaggaggacaacgagaaactggcacgccgccagtcggaactccaagaccacactaacaaaatgaaggacgacctgaaaa ttttaaaagtcaatgccaagaggcaccttgaggccgtgatcaaggagcgtgacgactggaaagcacaatgccttaaggccgccgaggagcgggacacgtggagcaagcggtgccaagaaatggcgactggcattgtgcccgtcctcgaccttatcgacccggcgctcacagaggaagagctaaggacgcctcagctcggactggtcgagagatgcaagcaagcatggggatggttccaagacttcgtgaaggaggcgggtgagtacacgggtgcccatgtgctaagcatggttcgtgctcactaccccctgatcgatctccaacgcttggaggctgggtacccgaaggagatagacccagaccaggccgaagagcttcggactacccagctggacttgtcgtcaaagataatcggcgatattaacctgtgcggaggtgggacagcacctgtgcagggtatgccatcgacaagccagctggaaatgccatcagctacaagccaaccaacagagcctgcggtctcgaccagccaggcaccggtgaggccatccccttcagcttga